The window CGTTGAGCCATGACTCAACATAGGTCCGAGGGTGATCCGATCGACTTGGTAGCTGGCTGGGCTGGTCATGGCTAAGGTCTTCAAAAGGGTTAGGCTTGCAGCTTGGATGAACCTCAGCCCAACACACATCCACCTTCAGTTACACATGAGGCACATGAGATGAGATTAGAAAGGTTTCGAACATGAATAAGATCCCCATCACTCCTGATGGGCCATAGCTCAATAATCAGATCTATTGGACGAATGTAATCACTTGATCATCCAAAGTGGGGACTGCTTATTTGAGTTATTACATGTACGTatggcacgtgtgcaatttcttagTGCATGCATGTGGGCCATCGCATAATCTGCAACACCATTTTGAATTTATGCATGTATGGGTGACTACCATTAATCTGATCTAATTCAGTAAGTGGTAGCAAACTCACATTAATCCCAATTTTTTAATTTAAGCTAGCAAACTTGATTACTTAACATTGGTATACTGGCACATGAAGCGTGGCCAGGAATGCGACGATCAGACCATCccaccatccaattggtggaccAAAAAGGCGTGATGGTTGTCCAAAGTTAGCAGGTAAAATCAGACGGTTAAAATCGTCCGATCAGAGTGACACGTGGACACAAATAATCTATACTCTTGCACAAATCTACCTTATATTTTACATACATACACCTATGAAATAAACAGTCCTAAAGGAGGCGCTCTTGTTAGGTGGGTCATAACCGAAAAATCGAATGAGCGTATATAGACATATTTGGTCAATTAAGGGACACGTAATGGATGGTCGGAAATAAAAGTAGTCAGAATCGTCTGATCAATATTATTGTAAGTATATATCCCATCCAATGTGTTATCCACTattttaacggtttggatttagATACGTTCATGCTAGATGTACCATGGATGAGCGCAAGTGTATGATCTTTCATACTCCGCAAGTAGGTCACTCTAAAAAGAGAAATTCTCACCTTGGTTTCCGTTACCACCGTTTCGTTTGGGGTGGCCGACATGCcgtttggtgcggcccacatgagtttcatATCGGGCGCGGCTTCGGCGGATCCCGGACtcaccaaggtgggtggatccctgactatggggccaactatgatgtatgtgacttgcatccaatccgtccatctgttttgacagttCATTTTATGCATTATCACAAAAATTAAGTGATAAAAAtgttatgtggaccacacaacaggaaacagtggtcaatgagtatccaccattaaaaacatcctgggGTCCACCGGaaattttatttgacatccaacctgttgatgcaTTGATTTTGCATCGCTGACTGAGACGGACCAATGACTATACAGCAAAGGAGGAAAAAGCAGGAAAGTCGTGGttttggcaaacagaggatccggacccGACTTGCAAAACTTATAGACGGAGTGGATGGATCTGATgagaatctctgtgggccccacacagcttccgactaCAGGAACTCTCTATGCCCCCGGGCacagcaatccgcttccacagcTAATGAGGACTTCACAGGCATCCAAACCACCCGCTAGCCTCTCGCTGGTGAAGGTTAAGCACCGTCACCGATGTCGCTCAGGTTATCCCGTCTCGCTccccttcctttctctttctctctcaatttCAGTCCCTTTTCTAAATTACGCCTCTTCTCTCACCTCTCTGAAGCTCATCTGGAGTTGGGGTTTTCAGAAGCCCTAAAACCTTCAAAAGACGCAGATCATCTCTCCCAAATCCTAATCCAACATCACAACCCATTTCACACCATCGAATCCTCTCTCCAACTCAGCGGAATTAGGGTTTCATCGCACCTCGTTCTTCAAACCCTCCTCCGCCTTAGAAACCTCTCCAAAATCGCGTTAGGGTTTTTCACCTGGGCCCACCACCAGCCCAATTACCACCACGATGTGGCCGCTTATGATCTCATGATCGACATCCTGTCGAAAGTCCGGCAATTCGACGTCGCCTGGCAACTGTTCGTCGAAATGTCCCAACGAGGTCAAAACCCGACACCAAATACTTTCGCTGTTTTAATTCGTCGGTACATTGCTGCTGGGATGACCAGGCAGGCGATTCGTACTTTTGATGACATGGGCTCGTTTTGTGACCGAAAGACCGATCTGGGCCACTTCAATTTCCTCCTTGACACACTATGCAAGTACGGGTACGTGAAGATCGCGACAGAGATTTTCAATAAGAGGAGATCCGAGTTCATCCCAGATGTGAAAACATACACAGTTTTGATTTATGGGTGGTGCAAGATCAATCGGTTTCCAATGGCTGAGAAGTTCTTTCGGGAGATGATTGATCGCGGGCTTGAACCCAATATAGTCACTTACAATGTTCTTTTAAATGGGTTGTGTCGGAAATCTAGCTTGCACCCGGAAACCCGGTTCGAGAGAACTATTCAGGCTGCGGAGAacttgtttgaagaaatgcaaAGAAGAGGGGTGGAGCCAGATGTTACAAGCTATTCAATAGTTTTGCATGTTTATAGCCGTGCGCATAAGCCTGATTTGTCACTTTGGAAATTAGGGCTGATGAAGGAGAGTGGGATTAGCCCGACAGTTGCGACATACACTTCTGTTATTAAATGCCTTTGTTCATGCGGGAGATTGGAAGATGCAGAGAAATTGCTCGATGAGATGGTGGGGAACGACGTTTGTCCATCTGCTGCGACCTATAATTGTTTCTTTAAGGAATACCGTGGAAGGAAGGATGCTGATAGTGCTTTGAAATTGTATAGGAAGGTGAGGAAATTGTTGATGTCAGAACCTAGCATATTGAGTATAAATTCATATAATATTTTGGTTGGAATGTTTTCTAAGTTGGACCGGATGGAGATAGTGCGGGAGTTATGGAATGATATGAAAGAGAGTGGGGTCGGGCCAGATTTGGATTCTTACACATTGTTGATTCATAGGCTTTGTGAGAAACAAAAATGGAGAGAGGCTTGCCAGTTTTTTGTGGAGATgatagagaagggtttccttccA is drawn from Magnolia sinica isolate HGM2019 chromosome 5, MsV1, whole genome shotgun sequence and contains these coding sequences:
- the LOC131246714 gene encoding pentatricopeptide repeat-containing protein At2g13420, mitochondrial-like, which translates into the protein MSLRLSRLAPLPFSFSLNFSPFSKLRLFSHLSEAHLELGFSEALKPSKDADHLSQILIQHHNPFHTIESSLQLSGIRVSSHLVLQTLLRLRNLSKIALGFFTWAHHQPNYHHDVAAYDLMIDILSKVRQFDVAWQLFVEMSQRGQNPTPNTFAVLIRRYIAAGMTRQAIRTFDDMGSFCDRKTDLGHFNFLLDTLCKYGYVKIATEIFNKRRSEFIPDVKTYTVLIYGWCKINRFPMAEKFFREMIDRGLEPNIVTYNVLLNGLCRKSSLHPETRFERTIQAAENLFEEMQRRGVEPDVTSYSIVLHVYSRAHKPDLSLWKLGLMKESGISPTVATYTSVIKCLCSCGRLEDAEKLLDEMVGNDVCPSAATYNCFFKEYRGRKDADSALKLYRKVRKLLMSEPSILSINSYNILVGMFSKLDRMEIVRELWNDMKESGVGPDLDSYTLLIHRLCEKQKWREACQFFVEMIEKGFLPQKTTFETLYKGLIQSDMLRTWRRLKNKLEEESLKFGVDFQQYHFKPYRR